A window of the Streptomyces albireticuli genome harbors these coding sequences:
- the melC2 gene encoding tyrosinase MelC2: MAVRKNQATLSATEKRNFVNALLELKRTGVYDGFVRTHNEFIMSDTDNGDRVGHRSPSFLPWHRRFLIQFEQELQKIDASVTLPYWDWTVDRSTTSSIWGADFLGGNGRSRDSQVTTGPFAYSTGKWNINVSVDNRSYLQRELGASGQLPTRAQVDAVLAMTTYDMAPWNSASDGFRNNLEGWRGQGRVHNSVHVWIGGQMATGVSPNDPAFWLHHCFIDKLWADWQRMHPTSPYLPAAGTANVVDLNDTMRPWNNVTPADMLDHTKFYTYDR, translated from the coding sequence ATGGCAGTGCGTAAGAACCAGGCGACGCTGAGCGCCACCGAGAAGCGCAACTTCGTCAACGCCTTGCTGGAGCTCAAGCGCACCGGCGTCTACGACGGATTCGTGCGGACGCACAACGAGTTCATCATGAGCGACACGGACAACGGCGACCGCGTCGGCCACCGTTCCCCCTCGTTCCTCCCCTGGCACCGCCGCTTCCTGATCCAGTTCGAGCAGGAGCTCCAGAAGATAGACGCCTCGGTCACCCTCCCGTACTGGGACTGGACCGTCGACCGCTCGACCACGTCCTCGATCTGGGGCGCCGACTTCCTCGGCGGCAACGGCCGCAGCCGTGACTCCCAGGTGACCACCGGCCCGTTCGCGTACTCCACGGGCAAGTGGAACATCAACGTCAGCGTCGACAACCGCTCGTACCTCCAGCGTGAGCTGGGTGCCAGCGGCCAGCTGCCCACGCGCGCCCAGGTCGACGCCGTGCTCGCCATGACCACGTACGACATGGCTCCCTGGAACAGCGCCTCGGACGGCTTCCGCAACAACCTGGAGGGCTGGCGCGGCCAGGGCCGCGTCCACAACAGCGTCCACGTGTGGATCGGCGGCCAGATGGCCACCGGCGTCTCCCCCAACGACCCCGCCTTCTGGCTGCACCACTGCTTCATCGACAAGCTGTGGGCCGACTGGCAGCGCATGCACCCGACGTCGCCCTACCTGCCGGCCGCCGGCACCGCGAACGTCGTGGACCTCAACGACACCATGCGCCCCTGGAACAACGTGACCCCGGCCGACATGCTGGACCACACGAAGTTCTACACCTACGACCGCTGA
- a CDS encoding methyltransferase domain-containing protein has product MGELSADLRERLVERLQAEGELGDPRWRAAFAEVPRELFVPAYYAGIPGGYRRLSRDDPDPRGRAAWLTGAYADEPLATHLRDGELISSSSQPSLMAMMLAALDVHDGHRVLEIGAGTGYNAALLAHRLGDDAVTTVDLDAEITDAARAHLAEAGFHPTVVTGDGALGCPSRAPFDRTMATCALPSVPPSWLAQSSPNALILAPLATGLIALRVRDATHAEGRFLRTPAYFVPLRGGVPAPAPPSYGTGGIPCGLLRNDRFRFLLALTAGRLDPADALAFWRDEGRPPRERFGVTVADGRQWAWLDTPRSPWRWPLDGPAD; this is encoded by the coding sequence ATGGGCGAGCTGAGCGCGGACCTGCGGGAGCGGCTGGTCGAAAGACTCCAGGCCGAGGGGGAGCTCGGCGACCCCCGGTGGCGGGCCGCCTTCGCGGAGGTGCCGAGGGAGCTGTTCGTCCCCGCCTATTACGCGGGGATCCCCGGCGGCTACCGGCGGCTCTCGCGCGACGACCCCGACCCCCGCGGCCGTGCCGCCTGGCTGACCGGGGCCTACGCGGACGAGCCGCTGGCCACCCACCTCCGGGACGGGGAGCTGATCTCCTCCAGCAGTCAGCCGTCCCTGATGGCCATGATGCTGGCGGCCCTGGACGTCCACGACGGCCACCGGGTCCTGGAGATCGGCGCCGGCACCGGCTACAACGCGGCGCTGCTCGCGCACCGGCTCGGCGACGACGCCGTCACCACCGTGGACCTCGACGCGGAGATCACCGACGCCGCCCGCGCCCATCTCGCGGAGGCCGGCTTCCACCCCACGGTCGTCACCGGCGACGGGGCGCTCGGCTGTCCCTCCCGCGCCCCCTTCGACCGGACGATGGCGACGTGCGCCCTCCCGTCCGTACCGCCCTCCTGGCTCGCGCAGAGCAGCCCGAACGCGCTGATCCTCGCCCCGCTCGCCACCGGTCTGATCGCGCTGCGGGTCAGGGACGCCACGCACGCGGAGGGCCGGTTCCTGCGGACGCCCGCCTACTTCGTACCGCTGCGGGGCGGTGTCCCGGCACCGGCGCCGCCTTCGTACGGCACCGGCGGCATCCCCTGCGGACTGCTCCGGAATGATCGATTCCGGTTCCTGCTGGCGCTGACCGCCGGGCGGCTGGACCCGGCCGACGCCCTCGCCTTCTGGCGCGACGAGGGCCGCCCGCCGCGCGAGCGCTTCGGCGTGACCGTGGCCGACGGGCGCCAGTGGGCCTGGCTGGACACCCCGCGCAGCCCCTGGCGCTGGCCGCTGGACGGGCCCGCCGACTGA
- a CDS encoding acyl-CoA thioesterase encodes MARHLYSCPLRWSDMDAFGHVNNAVFIRYLEEARIDFMFRLAPGEGSTSFQGGSVVARHEIDYLRPLVHRHAPVTVETWVTKVGAASLTVAYEVKDEEQIYVRASTVVVPYDFEAGRPRRITAEERMFLADFQDDAGREGQEEPGTPAKGAVAA; translated from the coding sequence GTGGCGCGCCACCTCTACTCCTGCCCCCTGCGCTGGTCGGACATGGACGCCTTCGGCCATGTGAACAACGCGGTCTTCATCCGGTACCTCGAAGAGGCGCGGATCGACTTCATGTTCCGGCTGGCGCCGGGGGAGGGCAGCACGTCGTTCCAGGGCGGGTCCGTCGTGGCCCGGCACGAGATCGACTATCTGCGCCCCCTGGTCCACCGGCATGCGCCGGTGACCGTGGAGACGTGGGTGACGAAGGTGGGCGCGGCCTCCCTGACCGTCGCCTACGAGGTGAAGGACGAGGAGCAGATCTACGTCCGGGCCTCCACCGTCGTCGTGCCCTACGACTTCGAGGCCGGCCGGCCCCGCCGGATCACCGCCGAGGAGCGGATGTTCCTGGCGGACTTCCAGGACGACGCCGGCCGGGAAGGCCAGGAGGAGCCGGGCACGCCCGCGAAGGGGGCCGTCGCCGCATGA
- a CDS encoding glutamate ABC transporter substrate-binding protein translates to MSRGRSLALATAAAGCALAATAAALVPAGTAEHRVTTVADRADRAAAAPATCTDPEASLRPGDGADGPAVRRIKSRGRLIAGVDQDSFRWGYRNPSTGELSGFDIDLTRAIAKDILGDADKVTFLAIPTSQRIPALEKGKVDLIARTMSITCDRIRQVAFSTAYFVAGQQILAPRGSSVTAFDDSLKGKKVCAAKGATAESKMREQPHGARLVTVPNQLDCLVRLQLGQVDAVLTDNALGAGLAAQDPSVELVGKPFTTDPYGVAMNLRDEDLVRRVNKVLDDYRSGGGDSPWMRAYTKWLAADLKGYTAPPAPKYRD, encoded by the coding sequence ATTTCGCGCGGCCGGTCGCTCGCCCTGGCCACGGCTGCGGCCGGGTGCGCGCTCGCGGCCACGGCCGCCGCGCTGGTGCCGGCCGGCACGGCGGAGCACCGCGTCACCACCGTGGCCGACCGGGCGGACCGAGCCGCCGCGGCGCCCGCGACCTGCACCGACCCCGAGGCGAGCCTGCGCCCGGGGGACGGCGCGGACGGCCCGGCGGTGCGCCGGATCAAGAGCCGTGGGCGGCTGATCGCGGGCGTCGACCAGGACAGCTTCCGCTGGGGCTACCGCAATCCGTCCACCGGCGAGCTCAGCGGCTTCGACATCGACCTGACGCGCGCGATCGCCAAGGACATCCTGGGCGACGCCGACAAGGTGACCTTCCTGGCGATCCCCACCAGCCAGCGCATCCCCGCCCTGGAAAAGGGCAAGGTCGATCTCATCGCGCGCACCATGTCCATCACCTGCGACCGGATCCGACAAGTCGCCTTCTCCACCGCATACTTCGTCGCCGGCCAGCAGATACTTGCCCCGAGGGGGTCTTCCGTCACCGCGTTCGACGACTCCCTGAAGGGGAAGAAGGTCTGTGCGGCCAAGGGGGCCACAGCGGAGTCGAAGATGAGGGAACAGCCGCACGGCGCGCGCCTGGTCACCGTGCCCAACCAGCTGGACTGCCTGGTCCGGCTCCAACTCGGCCAGGTGGACGCGGTGCTCACGGACAACGCCCTGGGGGCCGGTCTGGCCGCCCAGGACCCGTCCGTGGAGCTCGTCGGAAAGCCGTTCACCACCGACCCGTACGGCGTGGCGATGAACCTCCGGGACGAGGACCTGGTACGCCGGGTCAACAAGGTGCTGGACGACTACCGCAGCGGCGGCGGCGACAGCCCGTGGATGCGGGCGTACACCAAGTGGCTGGCGGCCGACCTCAAGGGCTACACCGCGCCGCCGGCGCCCAAGTACCGGGACTAG
- the melC1 gene encoding apotyrosinase chaperone MelC1, with translation MSSNVTRRLVLRGTAVAVAGAALAAPTAMAATRTATAAMTDHSGHGGHGGPAAFDEVYQGRRIVGKPATGEHAAHGGFTASIDGKELHLMQNADGTWISVVNHYETFATPLAVTRAAVDKLRGATLVPIAT, from the coding sequence ATGTCGTCCAACGTCACCCGACGCCTTGTGCTCAGAGGAACCGCCGTGGCCGTCGCCGGCGCCGCGCTCGCCGCGCCGACCGCCATGGCCGCGACCCGTACGGCCACGGCCGCCATGACCGACCACTCCGGCCACGGCGGCCACGGCGGACCCGCGGCGTTCGACGAGGTCTACCAGGGGCGCCGCATCGTCGGTAAGCCCGCGACCGGCGAGCACGCCGCGCACGGCGGCTTCACCGCCTCGATCGACGGCAAGGAACTGCACCTGATGCAGAACGCCGACGGCACCTGGATCAGCGTCGTGAACCACTACGAGACGTTCGCGACCCCGCTCGCCGTGACCCGCGCCGCCGTCGACAAGCTCCGCGGCGCCACGCTCGTCCCGATCGCCACCTGA
- a CDS encoding protein phosphatase 2C domain-containing protein: MSQLPRPPQLTACPVCHEPLEPGDNFCGGCGADLSAPRPGERFPAPSGTPAAAPRPPRGPAAAGPPPGTDASGTPDPRDPRAFGGVPAQSAHGALGDRPRPDGGHPVVNGTGRTCGACRSGMIDKDGYCEHCGHAQPRERDHMEHQLPGVAAVSDRGLRHHRNEDAYAVSTVPLADGGPATVAVVSDGVSSATRPDEASAAACAAARETLVTALPRGTDPRQATHDAIVRAAEAVTSLATPPAPANEPRQHETHRQENAPACTIVTAVVTGDLLTVGWIGDSRAYWVPEDRATQPARLTEDDSWAAQMVAAGLLSEAEAYADERAHAITGWLGADAYEVDPHTASFHPDRKGVVIVCTDGLWNYAESAERMAEITPPDARSRPLECARQLLAHALDGGGHDNVTVAVLPFPLPPEGAGSA; the protein is encoded by the coding sequence ATGTCGCAACTGCCGCGACCCCCACAGCTGACGGCCTGTCCCGTCTGCCACGAGCCGCTGGAGCCGGGTGACAATTTCTGCGGCGGCTGCGGCGCCGACCTTTCGGCGCCCCGGCCCGGCGAGCGGTTCCCGGCGCCCTCCGGCACACCGGCGGCGGCGCCCCGCCCGCCGCGCGGCCCGGCCGCCGCCGGGCCGCCGCCGGGCACCGACGCCTCCGGCACCCCCGACCCGCGCGACCCCCGCGCGTTCGGCGGGGTGCCCGCGCAGTCGGCGCACGGCGCCCTGGGGGACCGGCCGCGGCCGGACGGCGGTCACCCCGTGGTGAACGGCACCGGCCGCACCTGCGGGGCGTGCCGATCCGGCATGATCGACAAAGACGGGTACTGCGAACACTGCGGACATGCACAACCGCGCGAACGGGATCACATGGAGCACCAGTTGCCAGGCGTCGCGGCGGTCAGCGACCGCGGACTGCGCCACCACCGGAACGAGGACGCCTACGCGGTGTCCACCGTGCCTCTCGCGGACGGTGGCCCGGCCACCGTCGCCGTCGTCAGTGACGGCGTGTCCTCCGCGACCCGGCCCGACGAGGCCTCGGCCGCCGCCTGCGCCGCCGCGCGCGAGACGCTGGTGACGGCGCTCCCGCGGGGCACGGACCCGCGGCAGGCCACGCACGACGCGATCGTCCGGGCCGCGGAGGCCGTCACCTCGCTCGCGACGCCGCCGGCGCCCGCGAACGAGCCGCGCCAGCACGAGACGCACCGCCAGGAGAACGCCCCGGCCTGCACCATCGTGACGGCCGTCGTCACCGGCGACCTGCTGACGGTCGGCTGGATCGGCGACAGCCGCGCCTACTGGGTGCCGGAGGACCGCGCCACCCAGCCCGCCCGGCTCACCGAGGACGACTCCTGGGCCGCCCAGATGGTCGCGGCGGGCCTGCTGTCGGAGGCCGAGGCGTACGCGGACGAGCGCGCCCACGCGATCACGGGCTGGCTGGGCGCGGACGCGTACGAGGTCGACCCGCACACCGCGTCGTTCCACCCCGACCGCAAGGGCGTGGTCATCGTCTGCACCGACGGGCTGTGGAACTACGCCGAGTCCGCCGAGCGGATGGCCGAGATCACTCCGCCGGACGCCCGCTCCCGCCCTCTGGAATGCGCACGGCAGTTGCTGGCCCACGCCCTGGACGGCGGGGGCCACGACAACGTAACAGTGGCCGTACTGCCGTTCCCCCTGCCGCCCGAGGGGGCAGGATCGGCCTGA
- a CDS encoding FHA domain-containing protein: MPTCPNGHQSAADDWCEVCGHRMSATAPGAVPPPPPPAGPPLSTPGGYGFGDPTVQAELCPRCRTPREAQAPFCEECRHNFAAPPGGSFGPPPVSQPQGLQSAPPPPPQHTQPPQSYEYYGSRPSRINRPAEPLTPQTHPPSPSYGDDAGDDWLLSPPSAGQAPPPPPSAPQYPYEPHTAEGVPSGVPPQAAPPVQPAGWVAVIAPDREYFMAMMNRSGPEAAGLNLPAYSPELQLPLAGHQVTVGRRRHSTGESPDIDLSRPPEDPGVSHQHAMFVQQPDGSWAVVDQDSTNGTTINGSEDPIQPYVPVPLSEGDRVHVGAWTTITLRRG; encoded by the coding sequence ATGCCGACCTGCCCGAACGGCCACCAGTCGGCGGCCGACGACTGGTGCGAGGTGTGCGGCCACCGGATGTCGGCGACCGCCCCGGGCGCCGTCCCCCCGCCGCCCCCGCCCGCCGGCCCGCCGCTGAGCACGCCCGGCGGCTACGGCTTCGGCGACCCGACCGTCCAGGCCGAGCTGTGCCCGCGGTGCCGCACGCCCCGCGAGGCGCAGGCGCCCTTCTGCGAGGAGTGCCGCCACAATTTCGCGGCCCCGCCGGGTGGTTCCTTCGGGCCGCCCCCGGTGTCGCAGCCGCAGGGCCTCCAGTCGGCGCCGCCGCCCCCGCCGCAGCACACCCAGCCGCCGCAGTCGTACGAGTACTACGGCTCGCGGCCGTCCCGGATCAACCGGCCGGCCGAGCCGCTCACCCCGCAGACCCACCCGCCGTCGCCGTCCTACGGCGACGACGCCGGGGACGACTGGCTGCTGTCCCCGCCGAGCGCCGGCCAGGCGCCGCCCCCGCCCCCGTCCGCGCCGCAGTACCCGTACGAGCCGCACACGGCGGAGGGCGTGCCCTCGGGCGTGCCGCCGCAGGCCGCGCCGCCCGTCCAGCCGGCCGGCTGGGTCGCGGTGATCGCGCCGGACCGTGAGTACTTCATGGCGATGATGAACCGCAGCGGCCCCGAGGCCGCCGGGCTCAACCTCCCGGCGTACTCCCCCGAGCTGCAACTGCCGCTCGCCGGCCACCAGGTGACCGTGGGCCGCCGCCGGCACAGCACGGGCGAGTCCCCGGACATCGACCTGTCCCGGCCGCCGGAGGACCCGGGCGTCTCGCACCAGCACGCCATGTTCGTCCAGCAGCCGGACGGCAGCTGGGCGGTCGTGGACCAGGACTCCACCAACGGCACCACGATCAACGGCTCGGAGGACCCGATCCAGCCGTATGTGCCGGTGCCGCTGAGCGAGGGCGACCGGGTGCACGTGGGCGCCTGGACGACGATCACCCTGCGCCGAGGCTGA
- a CDS encoding serine/threonine-protein kinase, which produces MSEAACQRQGCGGTYEDVGGGELYCDTCGLAPVVSPGGMLSSPATGVAASARTRVSGGTYAPAAAPPPAPSPRPAPASPAPSGSGSAGSGSSGSAGSSGSAGSSSRSSGSSSRPSSRSSSSRRSVSGRLSAGGAGSTGPGSRSVSVRSSHSTSAPSSGRGRLGAGLVSVPEVPRPDPRAAVLENPEVPERKRFCSKGDCGAPVGRARGDRPGRTEGFCTKCGHPYSFVPKLRRGDVVHGQYEVAGCLAHGGLGWIYLAVDRAVSDRWVVLKGLLDTGDEDALAVAVSERRFLAEIEHSNIVRIYNFVEHLDQRTGSLDGYIVMEYVGGKSLKEIANERRLPDGRRDPLPVEQACAYGIEALEALGHLHSRNLLYCDFKVDNAIQQHDQLKLIDMGAVRRMDDDESAIYGTVGYQAPEVADIGPSVASDLYTVARTLAVLTFDFQGYTNVFATGLPEPEHVEVFTRYESFYRFLVRATDPDPGRRFASAQEMAEQLTGVLREVVALQTGRPRPALSTLFGPELRVVDSKLFAETGGEPSAPGGGAGSRKALPAARAAVPAQLPRGGAATAPLTRPGRTGPAVAALDTPATALALPVPLVDPADPNAGFLAGLLASRPAEVYAALQGAPAESLELRLRRIRAQLELGEEVQASKAIESLEAAHPDDWRIVWYRGLYALASGDHGTAALAFDAVYDAFPGEPAPKLALGVCAEVLGQLDNAADYYHLVWATDPSYVSAAFGLARVRLAAGDRTGAVEALESVPEASIHYTAARVAAVRARLRQRSPEEPLLADLLAAAGQVERLTEFGLDAVRRERLSTEVLGCALDWVLSGARGAAGPPGTAAAATLLGSGLEERGLRFGLERSYRVLARLAQRGEERIELVERANRFRPRTWV; this is translated from the coding sequence ATGAGTGAGGCGGCCTGCCAGCGGCAGGGCTGCGGCGGCACGTACGAGGACGTCGGGGGCGGCGAGCTGTACTGCGACACCTGCGGGCTCGCGCCCGTGGTGTCGCCGGGCGGGATGCTGTCCTCGCCGGCCACGGGCGTCGCGGCCTCCGCCCGGACCCGCGTGTCGGGGGGTACGTACGCGCCCGCCGCGGCGCCCCCGCCCGCCCCGTCACCCCGGCCGGCCCCGGCGAGCCCGGCGCCTTCGGGATCGGGCTCCGCGGGATCGGGGTCCTCGGGGTCCGCGGGGTCCTCGGGGTCCGCAGGGTCCTCCTCCCGCTCGTCGGGCTCCTCGTCCCGGCCGTCGTCCCGGTCCTCGTCCTCGCGCCGGTCGGTGTCGGGGCGGCTGTCGGCCGGCGGCGCGGGCTCCACGGGCCCGGGGTCCCGCTCGGTGTCGGTGCGCAGCTCGCACTCGACGTCCGCGCCCTCCTCCGGGCGCGGCCGGCTGGGCGCCGGACTGGTCTCGGTGCCGGAGGTGCCGCGCCCCGACCCGCGCGCGGCGGTGCTGGAGAACCCCGAGGTGCCCGAGCGGAAGCGATTCTGTAGCAAGGGCGACTGCGGCGCCCCGGTGGGCAGGGCGCGCGGCGACCGGCCGGGGCGCACGGAAGGCTTCTGCACCAAGTGCGGGCACCCGTACTCCTTCGTGCCCAAGCTGCGCCGGGGCGACGTGGTGCACGGGCAGTACGAGGTGGCGGGCTGTCTCGCGCACGGCGGCCTCGGCTGGATCTATCTGGCCGTCGACCGCGCCGTGTCCGACCGCTGGGTGGTCCTCAAGGGCCTGCTGGACACCGGTGACGAGGACGCGCTGGCGGTCGCCGTCTCCGAGCGGCGCTTCCTCGCCGAGATCGAGCACTCCAACATCGTCCGCATCTACAACTTCGTCGAGCACCTCGACCAGCGGACCGGCAGCCTCGACGGCTACATCGTGATGGAGTACGTCGGCGGCAAGTCCCTCAAGGAGATCGCCAATGAACGGCGGCTCCCGGACGGCCGGCGGGACCCGCTGCCGGTCGAGCAGGCGTGCGCCTACGGCATCGAGGCCCTGGAGGCCCTCGGCCACCTGCACAGCCGCAATCTGCTGTACTGCGACTTCAAGGTCGACAACGCCATCCAGCAGCACGACCAGCTCAAGCTCATCGACATGGGCGCGGTCCGGCGGATGGACGACGACGAGAGCGCGATCTACGGCACGGTCGGCTACCAGGCCCCCGAGGTCGCGGACATCGGCCCGTCCGTCGCCTCCGACCTCTACACCGTGGCCCGCACGCTCGCCGTGCTCACCTTCGACTTCCAGGGCTACACCAACGTCTTCGCGACCGGGCTCCCGGAGCCGGAGCACGTCGAGGTCTTCACGCGGTACGAGTCCTTCTACCGCTTCCTGGTGCGGGCCACGGACCCGGACCCGGGCCGGCGGTTCGCGTCCGCGCAGGAGATGGCGGAGCAGCTGACGGGGGTGCTGCGGGAGGTCGTGGCGCTCCAGACGGGCCGGCCGCGGCCCGCGCTGTCCACGCTGTTCGGCCCGGAGCTGCGGGTCGTCGACAGCAAGCTGTTCGCGGAGACGGGCGGCGAGCCGTCCGCGCCGGGCGGCGGAGCGGGCTCCCGCAAGGCGCTGCCGGCGGCGCGGGCGGCGGTGCCCGCCCAGCTGCCCCGGGGCGGCGCGGCGACGGCCCCACTCACCCGGCCGGGGCGTACGGGCCCGGCCGTCGCCGCGCTCGACACCCCCGCCACGGCCCTCGCCCTGCCCGTGCCGCTCGTCGACCCGGCCGACCCCAACGCGGGCTTCCTCGCGGGCCTGCTCGCCTCCCGGCCCGCCGAGGTGTACGCGGCGCTCCAGGGGGCACCCGCCGAATCGCTGGAGCTGCGGCTGCGCCGGATACGGGCGCAGCTGGAACTGGGCGAGGAGGTCCAGGCGTCCAAGGCGATAGAGAGCCTGGAGGCCGCGCACCCGGACGACTGGCGGATCGTCTGGTACCGCGGTCTGTACGCCCTGGCCTCCGGTGACCACGGGACCGCCGCCCTCGCCTTCGACGCCGTCTACGACGCGTTCCCGGGCGAGCCCGCGCCGAAGCTGGCGCTGGGCGTGTGCGCCGAGGTGCTGGGCCAGCTCGACAACGCCGCCGACTACTACCACCTGGTGTGGGCGACGGACCCGAGCTATGTGAGCGCCGCGTTCGGGCTGGCCCGGGTGCGGCTGGCGGCCGGCGACCGCACGGGGGCGGTCGAGGCCCTGGAGTCCGTACCGGAGGCGTCCATCCACTACACGGCGGCGCGGGTCGCGGCGGTACGGGCGAGGCTGCGGCAGCGCTCGCCGGAGGAGCCGCTGCTGGCCGACCTGCTGGCCGCCGCCGGCCAGGTGGAGCGGCTCACGGAGTTCGGACTGGACGCGGTGCGCCGGGAGCGGCTGTCGACGGAGGTGCTGGGATGCGCGCTGGACTGGGTGCTCTCGGGCGCGCGGGGCGCGGCCGGGCCGCCGGGCACGGCGGCCGCTGCCACACTGCTCGGCAGCGGCCTGGAGGAGCGCGGGCTGCGCTTCGGGCTGGAGCGCTCGTACCGCGTGCTGGCACGGCTCGCCCAGCGCGGCGAGGAACGGATCGAACTGGTGGAGCGGGCCAACCGTTTCCGCCCCAGGACATGGGTGTGA
- a CDS encoding globin: MNKIPRGTLQEQTFYEQVGGEETFRRLVHRFYQGVAEDPLLRPMYPEEDLGPAEERLVLFLMQYWGGPRTYSDNRGHPRLRMRHAPFTVDRAAHDAWLRHMKVAVDELELAPAHAEQLWNYLTYAAASMVNTPG, encoded by the coding sequence GTGAACAAGATTCCGCGCGGCACGCTTCAGGAGCAGACCTTCTACGAGCAGGTCGGCGGCGAGGAGACCTTCCGGCGCCTGGTCCACCGCTTCTACCAGGGGGTCGCCGAGGATCCCCTGCTGCGGCCGATGTACCCGGAGGAGGACCTCGGCCCCGCCGAGGAGCGCCTGGTGCTCTTCCTCATGCAGTACTGGGGCGGCCCCCGCACCTACAGCGACAACCGCGGCCACCCCCGGCTGCGGATGCGGCACGCGCCGTTCACGGTGGACCGGGCCGCGCACGACGCGTGGCTGCGGCACATGAAGGTGGCGGTCGACGAGCTGGAGCTGGCTCCGGCGCACGCGGAGCAGCTGTGGAACTACCTGACGTACGCGGCGGCGTCGATGGTGAACACACCGGGCTGA
- a CDS encoding vWA domain-containing protein — protein sequence MANFAKPSVPRFAVEVYQNAHLPEGGREVNAIVTVTATGGGTTGETPLVPHQSTAGGGRPAAPDAAVVVMVDCSGSMEYPPTKMRNARDATAAAIDTLRDGVAFAVVAGTHQAKEAYPGGGRLAVADATTRHQAKEALRKLTPGGGTAIGTWLRLADRLFASSDVSIRHGILLTDGRNEHEEPEALRTTLNACAGRFTCDARGVGTDWEVKEVTGIASALLGTADIVADPAGLAADFTRMMESTMGKEVADVALRLWTPQGAEVRYVKQVAPSMEELTGRRVESGPRTGDYPTGSWGDESRDYHVCVRVPGAAVGEEMLAARVSLVLPAPDGGPPQVLSQGLVRAVWTDDLAASTSINPQVAHYTGQAELAQVIQQGLDLRRSGDVDGATAKLGRAVQLANRSGNEDTAKLLAKVVDVVDAATGTVRLKAKVSAEAQMTLETRSTKTVRVKK from the coding sequence ATGGCCAACTTCGCCAAGCCGAGCGTGCCCCGCTTCGCGGTCGAGGTGTACCAGAACGCGCACCTGCCCGAGGGCGGCCGTGAGGTGAACGCGATCGTGACGGTCACCGCCACCGGCGGCGGCACCACCGGGGAGACGCCCCTGGTGCCCCACCAGTCCACGGCGGGCGGCGGGCGGCCCGCCGCGCCGGACGCGGCCGTGGTCGTCATGGTCGACTGCTCGGGCTCGATGGAGTATCCGCCCACCAAGATGCGCAACGCCCGGGACGCCACGGCGGCCGCCATCGACACCCTGCGCGACGGCGTGGCCTTCGCGGTGGTGGCCGGCACCCACCAGGCCAAGGAGGCCTATCCGGGCGGCGGCCGGCTGGCGGTCGCCGACGCCACCACCCGGCACCAGGCCAAGGAGGCGCTGCGCAAGCTCACCCCGGGCGGCGGCACCGCCATCGGCACCTGGCTGCGCCTGGCCGACCGGCTGTTCGCCTCCTCGGACGTGTCGATACGGCACGGGATCCTGCTGACCGACGGCCGCAACGAGCACGAGGAGCCGGAGGCGCTGCGGACCACGCTGAACGCCTGCGCGGGCCGGTTCACCTGTGACGCCCGGGGCGTGGGGACGGACTGGGAGGTCAAGGAGGTCACCGGCATCGCCTCGGCGCTGCTGGGCACCGCCGACATCGTCGCCGATCCGGCCGGGCTGGCCGCGGACTTCACCCGGATGATGGAGTCCACGATGGGCAAGGAGGTCGCGGACGTGGCGCTGCGGCTGTGGACCCCGCAGGGCGCCGAGGTGCGGTACGTCAAGCAGGTCGCGCCGTCCATGGAGGAACTGACCGGCCGGCGGGTGGAGTCGGGGCCGCGCACGGGCGACTACCCCACGGGCTCGTGGGGCGACGAGTCGCGCGACTACCACGTGTGCGTGCGGGTGCCGGGCGCCGCGGTGGGCGAGGAGATGCTGGCCGCCCGGGTCTCGCTGGTCCTGCCCGCGCCGGACGGCGGCCCGCCGCAGGTGCTCTCGCAGGGGCTGGTCCGGGCGGTGTGGACGGACGACCTGGCCGCGTCGACGTCCATCAACCCCCAGGTCGCCCACTACACCGGGCAGGCCGAGCTGGCCCAGGTCATCCAGCAGGGCCTGGACCTGCGCAGGTCGGGGGACGTGGACGGGGCGACGGCGAAGCTGGGGCGGGCCGTGCAGCTGGCGAACCGCTCCGGCAACGAGGACACCGCGAAACTCCTCGCCAAGGTGGTGGACGTGGTGGACGCCGCGACCGGTACTGTGCGGCTGAAGGCGAAGGTCTCCGCGGAGGCGCAGATGACGCTCGAAACGCGTTCGACGAAGACCGTGCGCGTGAAGAAGTAG